AAGATACAGGCGAAATTGATACCACTTCACCTGTGACCAATATCACGATTGCTCCAGGACTTACAACGCCTGCAAGTGCTACAACCAAAGTAACCGTTAAAGCGAACCTTGATTCAGGTACGAGCGTTGGAACCAATAAAACATCTATCTACTCACTTGATTCTAACAGTGGTTGGGTGGATACCGATGGCGATGGTGTTAAAGATACAGCAGAAGTTCATGATGAAGATGATTCAGGTTCTAATTTGTTTACCTCTGATGATGAGCTCACTGAAAGAGGGATTGATTTTGGTGTTTTATACGATTCTGATGGTGAAGCCATTAGTCTCAATGAGGGACAAGGTTCGTGGATTAGTTATGCCGATGCTGAGACAAGTGTGACCATTAGTGATTACACGGCTGTTAATTTAGATATTACCATTAATGGAACCACCATTACCAATAGCGGTCCTGTAGATTATACCGATGCAGATGATGCCGCAACACAACTTGCCAGCTTAATCAATGCACAAACGGCTTCTACGGGTGTAACCGCAACCGTGACGAGTGGTAATAAAATCGTTTTAAGCAATGACAACTCAACGGGTACAACTTCTGCAACAAGAAACATTAAAATTGTGGCTAGTACTGCCGATACCACTGAAATCGATACCACATCTGTCATTACCGCGTATCAATATGCCTATACCTCATCAGGAGCAACAACATCTACCGACTATGATGATTCTGAAACACGCTATTTTACAACTACCGAAGATTTAAGAAATGCGATGCAGACAGACGCTAGAACCAATGTCGATTACACAGGTGATGGTGCTTCTGACATTAACGATAGTGTGAGCATTATCGTCAATGATTCTGGTCAGTTTGAAATTTCAAATACCACAGGCGATGCTTTCAACGAAGATGATGGAGATTTTATTGAAGATGATACCATTGATGAGACATCACTTAATTCGATATTATCCAATCACTCAGTGACACTGGCTACAGGCTCTGTATTAGGTGTTGGCATTGTTTTATCTGCCGATACCGTCATTGGTGGAACCACCTATCTTGCAGGTGCTACTGTTCCAGCAGCTACTATTAATGCAGCTTTAACAACTGAAACCGTTACCCTTCCTTTAGGATCAACCGCATCAGGAACGGGAACAAGTACGATTGAATCTGGAACCAATCTTAAATCTGCCGATGAGACAAGTGAAGATTATGATCTTAATTTGACCGTTACAGGCTTAACAGGTACGAATATCTCGCAAAACGATAGCTTTATCTCTGTTATGGATGCTATTCAAGGAACACTCACAGCAGGAACAACCACACGAACTACTGAAAATATCTATGCAGCAGCCTTAACAACTACCACTGAAATCTATGACTCTTTAGGCTCAAAACACACTTTAACCATCCAATACACTAAAACAGGCACAAGTAGTTCTGGTGGTACGGAATGGTCAATGGTTATTTCAGTACCAGAACCAGGTGAACTTAACAGTGGCGTTGAACCTGAAAATATTGTTACAGGTACCATTAGTTTTAACTCCGATGGTTCACTCTCTACCTATACGCCAAGAAACCTTACCTATACTGCCAATAACGGCTCAACCTCTAATCAAAGTGTTTCACTTGATTTTGGTTCACTCGGTCAATTTGATGGTATCACCAGTTTTGATAAAGACTCTAGTACCTCAAGTATTAATCAAAATGGTTATGCAGGTGGAGATTTAACGGGTATTAGTATTGATGAAACGGGTACTATCATTGGTAGTTTTAGTAATGGTTACAGTTTTTCCCTTGCACAAGTGGCTATGGCAACGTTTACCAATGAAACGGGCTTAGAGAGCGATGGTGGTAACTGCTATATTTCAACCACCAACTCGGGTACAGCGATTGTTGGACAAGCCAGTACAGGAAGTAAAGGTTCCATCCAATCCAGTGCTTTAGAGATGAGTAACGCGGATCTTTCACGCTCACTGACTCAGTTAATCGTTATCCAAAGAGGTTACCAAGCTAGCTCAAAAGTAATTACCACCGCCGATGAAATGCTTAATGTACTTCTTCAAATGACATAACCATTTTTTAGCAAAAATATATTAAAATGAGTCCCAAAAATTAAGGGACTCATTATGCCTATTATTTCCTACTTTTTTGGTATTGTCATCAGAATGTACCATGATGACCATCCTCCAATGCACATCCACGTTGAATATCAAGGTTTTACTGCTTTTATATCTATTGAATCAGGTGAAATCATCAAAGGTCATCTTCCCAAAAAAGCGCTGATTATTTTAAAAGATTGGATATTTTTACACCAAGAAGAGTTAAAACACAACTGGGAACTTGCCCAAATATTTGAACCTTTAGAAAAAATTGCAGGAGCAGATAATGATTAATCTTATAAAAATTGAACCTCAAAATAACTATACTTTAAAACTCTATTTTTCAGATAATTCATCAGGTATACTTGATTTTACCTATATGGTAAAAACGCAAAGTTCTTTAACAAAACCTCTTGAGTCTTTGGACTATTTTCAAGCATGTTTTATCGATTTTGGAGCGTTGTGCTGGAAAAATGGATTGGAATTAAGCGCAGAATCTTTGTACCGAAAATGTAAAGAAAATGGTACATTCCATATCAATCAAGCAAGCGCTTAAACAAGGATCATCATGAAAATTACACTCAACCACTACACTCCCCTCCTCATTTGTGCCGATGCCATTCGCACATGCTGGCAAAGTTTTGACAAAAGCGACGAAGGCGGCGAAAAAGACAAAGAACTCATCGATCGTGTTGGCAATAAATTTAAACATGCTTCAACGCTTGAACATCTTGTCTATAACTTCTACATCGAAGGCGTATCGCGTGCGCTTCTTCAAGAGCTAGCACGCCACCGTATGGCGTCACTTTCGGTTAAATCCACACGCTATACCCTTAAAGAGTTAAAGAACGAAGAGAGCTTTACATGTAAAGATATGGAGCGCGCTTCAAAATACTTGGTTTTAACGGGTGTGGAGATGGTCGATGCCATGAGCATTAAGGCACTTGAGAACCTTCGTTTAGTACTCGTGGAGGGCATTAGCAACGATAAGGCAAAATACTGCCTTCCAGAGAGCTACAAGACCGAACTGACATGGACAGTCAATGCCAGAAGCCTTCAAAACTTTTTATCACTGCGCAGTGATAAAAGTGCACTCTGGGAGATTCAAAATCTAGCCCATGCACTTTACAATGCCCTTCCTGA
Above is a genomic segment from Sulfurospirillum halorespirans DSM 13726 containing:
- the thyX gene encoding FAD-dependent thymidylate synthase gives rise to the protein MKITLNHYTPLLICADAIRTCWQSFDKSDEGGEKDKELIDRVGNKFKHASTLEHLVYNFYIEGVSRALLQELARHRMASLSVKSTRYTLKELKNEESFTCKDMERASKYLVLTGVEMVDAMSIKALENLRLVLVEGISNDKAKYCLPESYKTELTWTVNARSLQNFLSLRSDKSALWEIQNLAHALYNALPEEHKYLFSINEPS
- the flgE gene encoding flagellar hook protein FlgE, translated to MMRALWAGVTGLQAHQTAMDVESNNIANVNTTGYKYSRANFATLLSQTTSIATAPTGTLGGQNSTQIGLGTTVSTVTKIFSQGSIETTDKDTDLAISGSGFFVVSPDGGTTYKYTRDGDFEFDADGNFVDSNGYIVQGWLQDEDTGEIDTTSPVTNITIAPGLTTPASATTKVTVKANLDSGTSVGTNKTSIYSLDSNSGWVDTDGDGVKDTAEVHDEDDSGSNLFTSDDELTERGIDFGVLYDSDGEAISLNEGQGSWISYADAETSVTISDYTAVNLDITINGTTITNSGPVDYTDADDAATQLASLINAQTASTGVTATVTSGNKIVLSNDNSTGTTSATRNIKIVASTADTTEIDTTSVITAYQYAYTSSGATTSTDYDDSETRYFTTTEDLRNAMQTDARTNVDYTGDGASDINDSVSIIVNDSGQFEISNTTGDAFNEDDGDFIEDDTIDETSLNSILSNHSVTLATGSVLGVGIVLSADTVIGGTTYLAGATVPAATINAALTTETVTLPLGSTASGTGTSTIESGTNLKSADETSEDYDLNLTVTGLTGTNISQNDSFISVMDAIQGTLTAGTTTRTTENIYAAALTTTTEIYDSLGSKHTLTIQYTKTGTSSSGGTEWSMVISVPEPGELNSGVEPENIVTGTISFNSDGSLSTYTPRNLTYTANNGSTSNQSVSLDFGSLGQFDGITSFDKDSSTSSINQNGYAGGDLTGISIDETGTIIGSFSNGYSFSLAQVAMATFTNETGLESDGGNCYISTTNSGTAIVGQASTGSKGSIQSSALEMSNADLSRSLTQLIVIQRGYQASSKVITTADEMLNVLLQMT
- a CDS encoding DUF4160 domain-containing protein gives rise to the protein MPIISYFFGIVIRMYHDDHPPMHIHVEYQGFTAFISIESGEIIKGHLPKKALIILKDWIFLHQEELKHNWELAQIFEPLEKIAGADND
- a CDS encoding DUF2442 domain-containing protein; this encodes MINLIKIEPQNNYTLKLYFSDNSSGILDFTYMVKTQSSLTKPLESLDYFQACFIDFGALCWKNGLELSAESLYRKCKENGTFHINQASA